Proteins encoded together in one Oxalobacteraceae sp. CFBP 8761 window:
- the ribB gene encoding 3,4-dihydroxy-2-butanone-4-phosphate synthase has product MLVSTHTLFSHDLEGRIAAALDAMRAGIPVILLDDFDRENEADLIVAAEHITSDTMALMIRECSGIVCLCLPDDKVRALELPPMAPDNGSRFGTPFTVSIEARHGVTTGVSAADRVTTIRAAIAHDARPDDVVRPGHVFPLRATPGGVLARAGHTEGSVDLARLAGLQPAAVLCELMNPDGTMMRGEQIEQFAAERDFPILTIAELIQWRKARAL; this is encoded by the coding sequence ATGCTGGTTTCTACCCATACCCTTTTCAGCCACGACCTGGAAGGCCGCATCGCCGCGGCGCTGGACGCCATGCGCGCCGGCATTCCGGTCATCCTGCTCGACGATTTCGATCGCGAGAACGAGGCCGACCTGATCGTCGCCGCCGAACACATCACCAGTGACACCATGGCCCTGATGATCCGCGAATGCAGCGGCATCGTCTGCCTGTGCCTGCCTGACGACAAGGTGCGCGCACTTGAACTGCCGCCGATGGCGCCGGACAACGGCAGCCGCTTCGGCACGCCGTTCACGGTGTCGATCGAGGCGCGTCATGGCGTGACTACCGGTGTCTCGGCCGCCGACCGCGTGACCACGATCCGGGCCGCCATCGCGCATGACGCCCGGCCGGACGACGTCGTGCGCCCGGGCCATGTATTCCCGCTGCGCGCCACGCCAGGCGGCGTGCTGGCCCGCGCCGGGCACACCGAAGGTTCGGTCGATCTGGCCCGGCTGGCCGGTCTGCAGCCGGCAGCCGTGCTGTGCGAATTGATGAACCCCGATGGCACGATGATGCGCGGCGAGCAGATCGAGCAGTTCGCCGCGGAACGCGACTTTCCGATCCTGACGATTGCTGAACTGATTCAGTGGCGCAAGGCGCGGGCGCTGTAA
- the gloA gene encoding lactoylglutathione lyase yields the protein MRILHTMLRVGDLQRSIDFYTTVLGMKLLRTSENAEYKYSLAFLGYGSNPDHAELELTYNWGTDSYDMGTAYGHIAISTADIYATCDQVRAAGGNISREPGPVKGGSTVIAFITDPDGYKVELIERADNASGGGLSK from the coding sequence ATGCGCATCCTGCATACCATGTTGAGGGTCGGCGACCTGCAACGCTCCATCGACTTCTACACCACCGTGCTGGGCATGAAACTGCTGCGCACGAGCGAGAACGCCGAGTACAAATACAGCCTGGCCTTCCTCGGCTACGGCAGCAATCCCGATCACGCCGAACTCGAGCTGACCTATAACTGGGGCACCGACAGCTACGACATGGGCACGGCCTACGGCCACATCGCCATCTCCACCGCTGACATCTACGCCACGTGCGATCAGGTGCGTGCGGCCGGCGGCAACATCTCGCGCGAGCCAGGCCCGGTCAAGGGCGGCAGCACCGTCATCGCGTTCATTACCGATCCGGATGGCTACAAGGTCGAGCTGATCGAACGCGCCGACAACGCCAGCGGTGGCGGCCTGAGCAAGTAA
- a CDS encoding OsmC family protein has product MTIKRDGSAVWSGGIKDGKGQVSTGSGALKDQPYGFNTRFEDAPGTNPEELIGAAHAGCFTMALSGQLGQAGLTADELRTKATVSMEKVEGGFSITAIHLELRAKIPGASQEAFDKAATTAKENCPVSKLLNATITLDAKLES; this is encoded by the coding sequence ATGACAATCAAACGCGACGGCAGCGCAGTATGGAGTGGTGGCATCAAGGATGGCAAGGGCCAGGTGTCGACCGGTAGCGGCGCACTGAAGGACCAGCCATATGGCTTCAACACCCGCTTTGAAGATGCACCAGGCACCAACCCCGAAGAACTGATCGGTGCGGCGCACGCGGGCTGCTTCACGATGGCACTGTCGGGCCAGCTCGGCCAGGCCGGCCTGACCGCCGACGAACTGCGCACCAAGGCCACCGTGTCGATGGAAAAAGTCGAAGGCGGCTTCTCGATCACGGCAATTCACCTGGAACTGCGCGCGAAGATCCCGGGCGCGAGCCAGGAAGCCTTCGACAAGGCAGCGACCACGGCAAAGGAAAACTGCCCGGTGTCGAAGCTGCTGAACGCCACCATCACGCTCGACGCCAAGCTCGAGAGCTGA